Proteins from a genomic interval of Anolis sagrei isolate rAnoSag1 chromosome 1, rAnoSag1.mat, whole genome shotgun sequence:
- the TMEM151B gene encoding transmembrane protein 151B, whose translation MSPPASAAALASSSSERGSSTSVPQEEEAEAAEGAREEQRPVKQSLSKSLCRESHWKCLVLSLLMYGCMGAMTWCHVTKVTRLTFDSAYKGKSMMYHDSPCSNGYIYIPLAFLVMLYVVYLVECWHCYTRNELQYKVDVESVHERVQRMQQATPCIWWKAISYHYVRRTRQVTRYRNGDAYTTTQVYHERVNTHVAEAEFDYSNCGVKDISKDLIDLENFPATRLRFTKCFSFANVESENSYLTQRARFFTENEGLDDYMEAREGMHLKNVDFKEYMVAFSDPDNLPWYVSHYVFWVAALLTLSWPLRVLNEYRTSFVHYHVEKLFGFDYVAVTPAEERPFCRRMPRVNTVDSTELEWHIRSNQQLVPSYSEAVLMDLVGLSSCTTYSSCRYGSYRQNCEQCHRTISSSSIFSRSALSICNGSPRIPFSSSRFSLGRLYGSRRSCLWQSRSGSLNDQSCPTEQTRLSSQVTVEEEDPPPYQDALYFPILIVHRNEGCLNHDHRHLHRNGSCVETSL comes from the coding sequence CAGCGACCAGTAAAGCAGTCTCTGAGCAAGTCACTCTGTAGGGAGTCACACTGGAAGTGCCTGGTTCTCTCCCTCCTCATGTATGGCTGCATGGGAGCCATGACTTGGTGCCATGTGACTAAGGTGACGCGGCTGACTTTCGATAGCGCCTACAAGGGAAAATCCATGATGTATCATGATAGTCCATGCTCTAATGGTTATATCTACATCCCTTTGGCTTTTCTTGTGATGCTGTATGTGGTGTACCTCGTGGAGTGCTGGCATTGCTATACCCGCAATGAACTCCAGTACAAAGTAGATGTGGAGAGCGTGCATGAACGTGTCCAGAGGATGCAGCAGGCCACACCATGCATCTGGTGGAAAGCCATCAGCTACCATTATGTCAGGAGGACTCGCCAGGTCACCCGCTATCGCAATGGGGATGCTTATACCACCACCCAAGTGTACCATGAGAGGGTCAACACTCATGTGGCAGAAGCagagtttgactactctaactgTGGGGTGAAGGACATATCAAAGGACTTGATTGACCTGGAGAATTTCCCAGCCACTCGTCTTCGCTTCACTAAGTGCTTCAGTTTTGCCAATGTGGAGTCTGAAAATTCCTATTTGACCCAGAGGGCACGCTTCTTCACAGAGAATGAGGGACTGGATGACTACATGGAGGCAAGGGAAGGCATGCACCTCAAGAATGTAGACTTTAAAGAGTATATGGTGGCCTTCTCAGACCCAGACAACCTTCCTTGGTATGTTTCCCACTATGTCTTCTGGGTTGCTGCTCTATTAACTTTGTCCTGGCCCTTGCGAGTTTTGAATGAGTACCGCACTTCTTTTGTCCACTACCATGTAGAGAAACTCTTTGGATTTGATTATGTGGCAGTGACGCCGGCTGAAGAGCGCCCTTTCTGCCGGAGGATGCCAAGGGTCAACACTGTGGATAGTACTGAGCTAGAGTGGCACATCCGATCCAATCAGCAGCTGGTGCCCAGCTACTCAGAGGCTGTCCTCATGGACTTGGTGGGATTGTCTAGTTGCACTACTTATTCTTCGTGCCGCTATGGGAGCTACAGACAAAACTGTGAGCAGTGTCATAGGACTATAAGCAGCTCATCCATCTTCTCCCGAAGCGCCCTCAGTATTTGCAATGGCAGTCCCAGGATCCCCTTTAGCAGCAGCCGTTTCTCACTTGGGCGCCTCTATGGCTCACGGCGCAGCTGCCTTTGGCAGAGCAGGAGTGGGAGCCTAAATGATCAGAGCTGCCCAACTGAACAGACCCGCCTGTCCAGCCAAGTCACTGTGGAGGAGGAAGATCCCCCTCCTTACCAGGATGCTCTCTATTTCCCCATCCTCATTGTGCATCGAAATGAGGGTTGCCTCAACCATGATCACCGTCATCTCCATCGGAATGGGTCCTGTGTGGAGACCTCACTGTGA